Genomic segment of Sebaldella sp. S0638:
TCTGATACAAAAATATTTCGGTTTTACACCTTCTAATGAAGAAATACAAAATCTGAAATCTAAAAGCAAGGCTGCTGATATACAAAAAATCCTTGCCGAAATGCTGAATAAAAGATCACACCTCGGGTGGACTACAGGTGGTCATACCGGCGAAGAAGTGGTACTCTATGTTTATGCAGATGATTATAAAAATATTCTTGGAGGTACAGTGCAAAATTCTGATATTGCCCGTTATATGGCAAAAGCCATGGCTGGTGACCTTGATAAGCTGAGCAGTGAATTATTTGTTCCTTCAAAAGATTTTAGTAATTACGGCATAACAGTTTCTACTGATCTTTCTGATAAAAATAACCCAAAATTTATCCTCACAAAAAACAATAATAAATATCTCTTTTTTGAAAACAGAAACTATCTTGAAACTAATAACAAAAAAATCAATTTTAACGGTGTAGTTGTTTATAACGAAGAGGAGCTTTTTATCCCTCTTAATGCACTGAAACTTCTTAATTAGCCATAGCTTTTTTATATAAGCTGTCCGCTTTTAGATATTATTCTAAAAAATCCGGACAGTTTTTTTTATTGAAGTATAGCCTGATACAATATATAATTAAAAAAAATAATTTAGAGAGGTGTATATTTTGTTTAGAATTGGGGAATTTTCCAAACTCACGCAGATTTCAGTAAGGATGCTCAGATACTATGATAAAAACAATCTTTTAAAACCTGAAAAAACTGATCAGTTTACAGGCTACAGATACTACTCTTCCAATCAGATCCGCGATCTTCATAAAATTATTTTCCTAAGAGATCTGGGATATAGTACAGCTGAAATTTCCAATGCACTAAAAAACTGGAACGGTATTTTTATGCGTGAACAAATGGAAAATAAGAAACAGGAAATCGAGAAAAATATCCAGCAGGAAAAATTGAAAGCCTCGAGATTAAACAGGCTTATAAACAGTATTGAAAGTGACAAATTAGAAATAAATTATGATTTCAATATAAAAAAAATACCTGATTTTAAAGTTTTATCATTAAGAAAAACTGTTCCTGATTATTTCCATGAAGGCGCTCTCTGGTCAGAGTTATATGAATTTATTGAAAAAAATAATATAAAACTCTCTGCCAGTCCTTATGATTTTGCAGTTTATCATGATTCTGGGCATAAAGAAAGCAATATTGACATAGAAGTCTGTGCTGTTGTGGAAAAAACAGGTAAAAATCACGGCAGTTTTAATTACAGGGAAGTAAAAGGAACAGATACAATGGCATGTACTATGGTTTTCGGCCCTTATGAAAAAATAGCGTCTGCTTTTCTTGGATTTGTAAACTGGATTTCCGAACAGCCTGAATACAGAATGTCTGGTAAAAACAGACAGGTCTGCCACCGCGGCTCATGGAATGAAAATGATCCGTCAGGCTATCTTACAGAAATTCAGATTCCTCTTAAAAAAAATTTTTGATTTTATCTGAAATTTGTTGACTCTCACATGGTGGCAGGGTTTAAAATACTGATAATTCAAATAAGGAGGTAATTATAATGAAACAATTTTATGTTAATCCCGTGGGGAAAATTATCAGTAATGAAAGCGGGTTTTTTGTACAAATAGATGAAAAGTATATTCCTGCACTAAAAGAACTAGGCAGTTTTAGTCATGTGAATATCATCTGGTG
This window contains:
- a CDS encoding MerR family transcriptional regulator, which codes for MYILFRIGEFSKLTQISVRMLRYYDKNNLLKPEKTDQFTGYRYYSSNQIRDLHKIIFLRDLGYSTAEISNALKNWNGIFMREQMENKKQEIEKNIQQEKLKASRLNRLINSIESDKLEINYDFNIKKIPDFKVLSLRKTVPDYFHEGALWSELYEFIEKNNIKLSASPYDFAVYHDSGHKESNIDIEVCAVVEKTGKNHGSFNYREVKGTDTMACTMVFGPYEKIASAFLGFVNWISEQPEYRMSGKNRQVCHRGSWNENDPSGYLTEIQIPLKKNF